A genome region from Euphorbia lathyris chromosome 4, ddEupLath1.1, whole genome shotgun sequence includes the following:
- the LOC136227499 gene encoding uncharacterized protein, with protein MYILQENCFLATSFGKFCTNLVVLFSIFQLGGGYLFGLPVGFIADSIGATIGATAAFLLIRTIGRPFIVSKLKDYPQFRSVAIVIQKSGFKIVLLLQLVPLLPFNMMNYLLSVTPVSVGQYMLASWKASLLPCCTFSSMCLRLTILFPSMPIRSLRLTMMVFR; from the exons ATGTATATACTACAAGAAAATTGCTTTTTGGCAACAAGTTTTGGCAAGTTCTGCACTAACTTGGTAGTATTGTTTTCCATCTTTCAGCTTGGTGGTGGGTATCTCTTTGGGTTACCTGTGGGATTCATTGCTGATTCAATTGGTGCTACTATTGGTGCTACAGCTGCTTTTCTTCTAATCAGAACA ATTGGCAGACCTTTTATTGTTTCCAAGTTGAAGGATTATCCACAATTTAGGTCAGTGGCGATTGTGATCCAGAAATCTGGTTTTAAG ATTGTTCTTCTGCTTCAACTTGTTCCCTTGCTTCCTTTTAACATGATGAATTACCTGCTGTCTGTCACTCCTGTTTCAGTAGGGCAATATATGCTGGCTTCCTGGAAGGCTTCCTTGCTTCCTTGTT GTACTTTTTCTTCTATGTGCTTGCGTTTGACAATTTTGTTCCCCTCTATGCCAATAAG ATCACTCCGTTTGACAATGATGGTGTTCAGATAA